One window from the genome of Alkalihalobacillus sp. LMS6 encodes:
- a CDS encoding asparaginase has protein sequence MRHVVLLTTGGTIASTTGDNGKLVAGELTGEELANLCGLPTDINVTVRSVLQKPSVHLTPEDWATLAYEVKKAFQANDVNGVVVTHGTDTLEETAYYLDLTNVDERPVVVTGSQRGPEETGSDAFMNLRHAIYAACEPDLQGTGCVVVFNERIFSARYVKKEHASNIQGFNAFGFGYLGIIDNDVIFTYQKPIRREMYMVKEPTFLEIGIAKIYLGMSEQTLRAMLDTVDGLVIEAVGRGQVPPQLVAPIKEALQKKKPIILTTSSEEGKVYPTYDYKGSAHHLEQLGVILGSDYDSKKARIKALVLTAAHQDLAVGFS, from the coding sequence TTGAGGCACGTCGTACTTTTAACTACAGGTGGAACGATTGCAAGTACCACAGGTGATAACGGAAAATTAGTTGCTGGCGAATTAACAGGGGAAGAATTAGCTAATTTATGTGGGTTACCAACGGATATTAATGTAACGGTGCGCTCCGTTTTGCAGAAACCAAGCGTCCACTTGACGCCGGAAGATTGGGCTACCCTAGCTTATGAAGTGAAAAAAGCTTTTCAAGCAAATGATGTAAACGGAGTTGTTGTTACCCACGGTACAGATACATTGGAGGAAACGGCCTATTATTTAGATTTAACAAATGTAGATGAAAGACCAGTCGTTGTAACAGGTTCACAACGGGGGCCAGAGGAAACAGGCAGTGACGCATTTATGAACTTAAGGCACGCGATATATGCGGCATGTGAACCAGATTTACAAGGTACAGGGTGTGTGGTTGTATTCAATGAACGGATCTTTTCCGCACGTTATGTAAAAAAAGAACATGCGTCCAACATTCAAGGCTTTAATGCTTTTGGATTTGGTTATTTAGGGATTATTGACAATGATGTTATTTTTACGTATCAAAAGCCAATTCGACGGGAAATGTATATGGTAAAGGAACCCACATTTCTTGAGATCGGAATTGCAAAAATTTATTTAGGGATGTCTGAACAAACGCTACGTGCCATGCTGGATACTGTGGATGGGCTTGTTATTGAAGCCGTTGGTCGAGGTCAAGTGCCGCCACAGTTAGTTGCCCCTATTAAAGAGGCGTTGCAAAAGAAGAAGCCTATTATCTTAACAACGTCATCTGAAGAGGGGAAAGTGTATCCGACATATGATTATAAAGGAAGTGCACACCACTTAGAACAACTTGGCGTCATTTTAGGGTCTGATTACGATAGTAAAAAAGCAAGAATTAAAGCGCTCGTTTTAACGGCAGCTCACCAGGATCTTGCCGTTGGGTTTTCATAA
- a CDS encoding YpdA family putative bacillithiol disulfide reductase, which yields MNKDEEEDDQQMYDVIIIGGGPCGLSAAIECDEKGLSTLVIEKENIVNAIYRYPTHQTFFSTSERLEIGGVPFITEERKPKRNQALVYYRMVTERKQINVHAYEQVQAVHKQTDSTFQVETSKRTYQARNVVVATGYYDSPNLMNIPGETNSHVMHYFKEAHPYFNHHVVVIGGKNSAVDAAIELEKAGAHVTMLYRGSDYSASVKPWILPELVSLVKNERISLAFNAHINQITEEAVHYTVNGEEAEAKADFVFAMTGYHPDHTFLRNMGVEVDDVSGRPTFNPATMETNVANVYIAGVIAAGNHANEIFIENGREHGKNIAETINQK from the coding sequence ATGAATAAGGATGAAGAAGAGGATGATCAACAGATGTATGATGTAATCATAATTGGTGGAGGGCCGTGCGGATTATCTGCCGCAATTGAGTGTGATGAGAAAGGGTTATCGACACTTGTAATCGAAAAAGAAAATATTGTAAATGCAATCTATCGCTACCCAACACACCAAACGTTTTTTAGCACGAGTGAACGGCTAGAAATTGGTGGTGTACCGTTTATAACGGAAGAGCGAAAACCGAAACGAAATCAAGCGCTTGTCTATTATCGAATGGTGACAGAGCGCAAGCAAATAAATGTACATGCCTATGAACAAGTTCAAGCCGTGCATAAGCAGACTGATAGCACATTCCAAGTGGAAACATCAAAACGTACGTACCAGGCGCGAAATGTGGTGGTTGCAACAGGTTATTATGATTCGCCGAACCTGATGAATATTCCTGGTGAAACAAACAGCCATGTCATGCATTACTTCAAAGAAGCGCACCCGTACTTCAATCATCATGTAGTAGTGATCGGCGGTAAAAACTCAGCTGTTGATGCTGCCATTGAGCTCGAAAAAGCAGGCGCACATGTTACCATGCTGTATCGAGGTTCCGATTATTCTGCTAGCGTGAAGCCATGGATTTTACCTGAACTCGTTTCTTTAGTGAAAAACGAGCGCATTAGCCTTGCTTTTAACGCGCATATTAATCAAATTACGGAAGAAGCGGTTCACTATACAGTAAATGGAGAAGAGGCAGAAGCGAAAGCTGATTTTGTTTTTGCTATGACAGGCTATCATCCTGATCATACTTTTTTACGAAACATGGGTGTCGAAGTAGACGATGTGTCTGGTCGGCCAACCTTTAATCCAGCAACAATGGAGACAAATGTTGCGAATGTCTATATTGCCGGTGTCATAGCAGCGGGTAACCATGCAAACGAAATTTTCATTGAAAATGGCAGAGAACACGGAAAAAACATTGCAGAAACGATAAACCAAAAGTAG
- a CDS encoding Glu/Leu/Phe/Val dehydrogenase — MDESANRTNDVLASTQSIIHTALSKLGYPEEMYELLKEPMRMMTVRIPVRMDDGSTKIFTGYRAQHNDSVGPTKGGVRFHPDVTEKEVKALSIWMSLKAGIVNLPYGGGKGGIICDPRTMSFREVERLSRGYVRAISQIVGPTKDIPAPDVFTNSQIMAWMLDEYSRIREFDSPGFITGKPLVLGGSHGRESATAKGVTICVNEAAKRQGVDMDGAKVIIQGFGNAGSFLAKFMSDAGATVVGIADAYGALYDEEGLDIDYLLDRRDSFGTVTKLFKDTITNEELLEMDCDILVPAAIENQITARNAGNIKASIVVEAANGPTTLEATKILSERGILLVPDVLASAGGVTVSYFEWVQNNQGFYWSADEVEGKLQSVLVEAFDHIYQLAKRRKVDMRLAAYMVGVRRMAEASRFRGWV; from the coding sequence ATGGACGAAAGCGCGAATCGAACGAATGATGTTCTAGCGTCAACTCAATCCATTATACATACTGCATTAAGTAAATTAGGCTACCCGGAAGAAATGTACGAATTATTAAAGGAACCAATGCGAATGATGACGGTTCGAATTCCTGTAAGAATGGATGATGGATCAACGAAAATCTTTACTGGCTATCGTGCACAGCATAATGATTCTGTAGGACCGACTAAAGGCGGCGTGCGGTTTCATCCAGATGTGACAGAAAAGGAAGTTAAGGCGCTGTCGATCTGGATGAGTCTTAAAGCGGGGATTGTGAATCTTCCATATGGCGGTGGAAAAGGGGGCATTATTTGCGACCCTCGAACAATGTCATTCCGCGAAGTCGAGCGACTAAGTCGCGGATATGTTCGCGCAATTAGTCAAATTGTCGGACCGACGAAAGATATACCTGCGCCAGATGTGTTTACCAATTCACAAATAATGGCGTGGATGCTTGATGAGTATAGTCGCATTCGTGAATTTGACTCTCCAGGATTTATTACAGGAAAACCACTCGTCTTAGGCGGTTCCCATGGCAGAGAATCCGCTACCGCAAAAGGAGTCACCATTTGTGTGAATGAGGCAGCGAAAAGACAAGGCGTCGATATGGATGGCGCGAAAGTGATCATTCAAGGGTTCGGAAACGCTGGAAGTTTCTTGGCGAAATTTATGTCCGACGCAGGCGCAACAGTTGTAGGTATTGCAGATGCGTACGGTGCGTTATACGATGAAGAGGGACTTGATATTGACTATTTATTAGATCGACGTGATAGTTTTGGAACGGTAACAAAACTTTTTAAAGACACCATAACAAATGAAGAGTTGTTGGAAATGGATTGCGATATTTTAGTGCCAGCAGCAATTGAAAATCAAATTACCGCCCGTAATGCAGGGAACATTAAAGCATCAATCGTGGTTGAAGCGGCAAATGGACCGACAACACTAGAAGCGACAAAGATTTTGTCTGAACGAGGAATACTGCTCGTACCGGATGTATTAGCGAGTGCGGGAGGCGTAACCGTTTCGTATTTTGAGTGGGTCCAAAATAATCAAGGGTTTTACTGGTCTGCGGATGAAGTGGAAGGCAAGCTACAATCTGTACTCGTAGAAGCATTTGACCATATCTATCAATTAGCTAAGCGTCGGAAAGTGGACATGCGTCTAGCTGCTTATATGGTTGGTGTTCGTAGAATGGCAGAAGCTTCTCGTTTTCGAGGCTGGGTCTAA
- a CDS encoding cell wall metabolism sensor histidine kinase WalK, which yields MKLRGQLNLLLIVTAIVPFITTSLFSIQVQYAVQDQSELYVEAITKAKMIGSSVVKQIDQMTEPTNETIETLHYYGEGVEVGFYSFDRQLLTQTERGSFPTYLMPTDLLSNLYELQAKEGVFIYKEPVFQGDGLEGFYEIRFIQGDMQRDALFIYTLTFLFFICSSGITFYMVQHWFKKNMLIPFTWMKEQMQSIGDGKHDVTMHGSTHKRTEVGVLLDDFAIMTAQLNEIEQEKRRVEGNRQKLIASISHDLRTPLTSIHAYAEGMLANAGKRDEYASVILSKTRYMQRLIEDLLMYSHIQATSFLLDLQQVDAEELADTLYDGYKDQWTEHEFHIQLDYAHVELLVDVDRLIQVVDNLVVNAVRYTPKNGAITLVATDDSHVLDEYGVKRMAGYFYFLVVDTGAGISKEELAHVFDSFYQVEKARNQSNETGVGLGLAICRELVQKHGGLMGVHSVLGKGSAFFFSLPIVNTEQNEGIT from the coding sequence ATGAAACTTCGCGGACAATTAAATTTACTGCTCATCGTAACAGCAATTGTTCCGTTTATTACGACAAGCTTATTTAGTATTCAAGTTCAATATGCGGTCCAAGATCAATCTGAACTGTATGTTGAAGCGATAACGAAAGCGAAAATGATTGGCAGTAGTGTCGTCAAACAAATTGACCAAATGACAGAGCCAACGAATGAGACAATTGAAACCTTACATTATTACGGTGAGGGTGTTGAAGTGGGGTTCTATTCCTTTGATCGTCAGCTTCTTACGCAAACAGAACGTGGTTCATTTCCGACGTATCTGATGCCAACAGATCTTTTAAGCAACTTATATGAACTACAAGCAAAAGAGGGTGTATTTATTTACAAAGAACCGGTCTTTCAAGGAGATGGGTTGGAAGGGTTTTATGAAATTCGATTCATTCAAGGCGACATGCAACGAGATGCTTTGTTCATCTATACGCTAACATTTCTATTTTTTATTTGTAGTAGTGGCATTACGTTTTATATGGTTCAGCATTGGTTCAAAAAGAATATGCTCATTCCATTTACATGGATGAAAGAACAAATGCAAAGTATCGGCGATGGAAAACATGATGTGACAATGCATGGCTCTACGCATAAGCGTACGGAAGTTGGCGTACTGCTAGATGATTTTGCCATTATGACTGCTCAACTTAATGAAATTGAACAGGAAAAACGTCGAGTGGAAGGGAATCGGCAAAAGCTCATAGCGTCGATTTCTCATGATTTGCGAACACCACTCACATCGATTCACGCGTATGCGGAAGGCATGTTAGCGAATGCTGGAAAGCGTGATGAATACGCTTCCGTTATTTTATCAAAAACAAGGTATATGCAGCGATTAATAGAAGATTTACTTATGTATTCACACATACAAGCTACTAGCTTCTTGCTTGATTTACAGCAAGTTGATGCGGAAGAGCTGGCTGACACTCTTTACGACGGCTATAAAGATCAATGGACAGAGCATGAATTTCACATTCAACTTGATTATGCGCATGTAGAACTTCTCGTCGACGTCGATCGACTGATTCAAGTCGTTGATAATCTAGTTGTGAATGCGGTTCGCTATACGCCGAAGAATGGTGCGATTACTCTTGTTGCTACGGATGATTCGCATGTGCTGGACGAATACGGCGTGAAGCGAATGGCTGGTTATTTTTATTTCCTAGTTGTAGACACAGGCGCTGGCATTTCAAAAGAAGAACTAGCGCATGTATTTGATTCCTTTTATCAAGTCGAAAAAGCGAGGAATCAATCAAACGAAACAGGTGTAGGTTTAGGTTTAGCGATTTGTCGAGAATTAGTTCAAAAGCACGGCGGTTTAATGGGCGTTCATTCTGTCTTAGGAAAAGGGAGTGCTTTTTTCTTTTCACTTCCAATCGTCAATACCGAACAAAATGAGGGGATTACGTGA
- a CDS encoding response regulator transcription factor — protein sequence MDVLLVEDDQAIAQIIIDFIMKEGLHITWCEDGEEGFEYLQKYHYKVAIIDLMLPKRDGFSLCKAVRRFSDIPIIVVSAKQADVDKIESLEIGADDYVTKPFSPSELVARVKVQIRRHHASYASYSSQHIRFQDVTIDKRGMQLTINDTPVILTAKEYQLFLFLAENRGIVFTKEELYKRIWNGESFDNRTVTVHIKNLRDKLNDRKKAPRFIETVWGTGYKFIATPTQ from the coding sequence ATGGATGTGCTTTTAGTTGAAGATGATCAAGCAATTGCACAAATTATCATTGATTTTATTATGAAAGAAGGTTTACATATTACATGGTGTGAAGATGGAGAAGAAGGGTTTGAATATTTGCAAAAATACCACTATAAAGTCGCAATCATTGATTTAATGTTGCCTAAGCGCGATGGTTTTTCATTATGTAAAGCGGTACGAAGATTTTCAGATATTCCGATTATCGTCGTTAGCGCCAAGCAAGCTGATGTGGATAAAATTGAAAGTTTAGAAATTGGGGCAGATGACTATGTTACAAAACCATTTAGCCCATCAGAATTAGTCGCTCGTGTAAAAGTTCAGATTAGGCGGCATCATGCATCTTATGCGTCATACTCAAGTCAGCATATACGGTTTCAAGACGTGACGATCGACAAGCGAGGTATGCAGCTGACTATAAACGATACACCTGTCATTTTAACCGCAAAAGAATATCAACTGTTTTTGTTTCTTGCTGAAAACAGAGGGATTGTATTTACAAAAGAAGAGCTATACAAACGAATCTGGAATGGTGAAAGTTTCGATAATCGGACGGTAACGGTCCACATTAAAAACTTAAGAGATAAATTAAATGACCGCAAAAAAGCGCCGCGTTTTATTGAAACGGTTTGGGGTACAGGCTATAAATTTATTGCGACGCCTACGCAATGA
- a CDS encoding genetic competence negative regulator, with translation MRLERLAVDKFKVFLTFDDMEERGITKEDLWQDVPKVHDLFRDMMLEADDELGFKVDGPIAVEVFAMPAQGMVFIVTKGSQSDDYDTDDFEDGFIEMQLTLDEIDEVFYEFKRFEDVVGLIPRLKAIDLDGGELYSYQNRFFLKLSDEDLEHVNEESLVAILSEFGSPATISFHRIAEYGKKLIERNTIHYLYATFYKN, from the coding sequence ATGCGATTAGAGCGTTTGGCTGTTGATAAGTTTAAGGTTTTTCTGACCTTTGATGATATGGAAGAGCGAGGAATAACAAAAGAAGATTTATGGCAGGATGTACCTAAAGTGCATGACTTGTTTCGAGACATGATGTTGGAAGCAGATGATGAACTAGGATTTAAAGTGGATGGCCCCATTGCAGTCGAAGTATTTGCTATGCCGGCACAAGGAATGGTTTTTATTGTAACAAAAGGATCGCAGTCCGATGATTATGATACGGATGATTTTGAAGACGGCTTTATTGAAATGCAATTGACTCTTGATGAAATTGATGAAGTGTTTTATGAATTTAAACGTTTTGAAGATGTAGTCGGTCTCATTCCACGTTTGAAAGCCATTGATTTAGATGGTGGAGAACTTTATTCTTATCAAAATCGTTTCTTTCTGAAATTGTCTGATGAAGACTTAGAGCATGTAAATGAAGAGTCTTTGGTTGCTATTTTATCTGAATTTGGTAGCCCGGCGACAATTTCATTTCACCGCATTGCTGAGTATGGAAAGAAATTAATTGAACGCAACACGATTCACTATTTATATGCAACGTTTTATAAAAATTGA
- a CDS encoding MerR family transcriptional regulator, translated as MTFKEGNYNIKAVSKKLGIRPGTLRAWERRYHVVAPLRNDSGHRLYSEEQVLKLQTIIEKINEGFTVKQAVESLELKGTSEWPYQETNHYIGQTARELTDALISFDEDKAQTILNQAYSMYSLDRVTIDLFLQVEKRLKEMDNLSMLDLHTQFMFQILGAKVKNVSLSLPFSASMPKALLLTYNGDAYSILLRVFSFYLKRKGVQVICLDGGISEQDVELVLKSINPNLLILSATDPLFFDQAVEQAKKAVLEHGSINHAGIIGDAFNHLSDGNKKLYADFYIGKSRADWELWLEHLN; from the coding sequence ATGACCTTTAAAGAAGGGAATTATAATATAAAGGCTGTCTCAAAAAAGCTCGGAATTAGACCAGGTACATTGAGAGCCTGGGAACGTCGGTATCACGTTGTGGCACCTCTTCGTAACGACAGTGGACATCGATTATATAGTGAAGAACAAGTCTTGAAACTTCAAACGATTATAGAGAAGATTAATGAAGGGTTTACGGTTAAACAAGCAGTGGAATCCTTAGAATTAAAAGGGACAAGCGAATGGCCGTATCAAGAAACAAATCATTATATAGGGCAGACGGCAAGAGAACTGACGGATGCACTGATTTCGTTTGATGAAGATAAGGCGCAAACGATTTTAAATCAAGCTTATAGCATGTATTCATTAGATCGCGTAACTATTGATTTATTTTTACAAGTAGAAAAACGCTTAAAGGAAATGGACAACTTGTCTATGCTTGATCTTCATACACAATTTATGTTCCAAATACTTGGAGCTAAGGTGAAAAATGTATCCTTAAGTCTACCATTTAGTGCTAGCATGCCAAAAGCTTTGTTGCTTACCTATAATGGTGATGCGTATTCGATTCTGTTACGCGTATTTTCATTTTATCTTAAACGAAAAGGTGTACAAGTCATTTGTTTGGATGGAGGGATTTCCGAGCAAGATGTGGAACTAGTACTTAAGAGTATAAACCCTAATCTGCTTATTCTTTCTGCAACGGATCCACTCTTTTTTGATCAAGCTGTTGAGCAGGCAAAAAAAGCGGTTCTTGAACACGGATCAATTAATCATGCAGGAATTATTGGAGACGCATTTAATCATCTCTCTGATGGAAATAAAAAACTTTATGCCGATTTCTATATTGGGAAATCAAGAGCTGACTGGGAATTATGGCTTGAGCATTTGAATTAA
- a CDS encoding M20 family metallopeptidase, protein MLHAISDRLEALFPEMVQLRREFHAEPELSYEEVHTPKKIAEYLQNIDLTVRTQVGGRGVVATLVGEQPGKTVALRADFDALPIQEETGLPFASKYPGKMHACGHDGHTATLLVLAKALAERKEELVGTIVFIFQFAEELAPGGAIAMIEDGCLEGVDMIFGTHLWTPIEVGKVGFSYDRLMAAADRFEIKINGSGGHGAMPHQTVDAVVVGSAVSLALQQVVSRNVDPLEPAVVTVASFHAGGAFNVVSDVAQLEGTARTFSTAVQDQVIKRMEEVIKGVCEAYGATYEFTYIKGYPAVVNHRIQTEWLTQAAEGLKDAAKMVEVTPVMGGEDFSYYLQKVPGAFFFTGAGNENEAAIYPHHHPKFTIDEKAMLIAANHLGAAALYALSQLNETSSAVKSASSNES, encoded by the coding sequence ATGCTGCATGCAATCAGTGATCGATTAGAAGCGCTTTTTCCAGAAATGGTTCAGTTAAGACGTGAGTTTCACGCGGAGCCAGAGTTATCTTACGAAGAGGTACATACTCCGAAAAAAATTGCGGAATATTTACAGAATATTGATTTAACCGTGCGGACACAAGTTGGGGGACGCGGAGTCGTCGCGACTCTCGTTGGAGAACAACCAGGAAAAACGGTCGCGCTCCGAGCTGATTTTGATGCTTTGCCGATTCAAGAGGAAACGGGCCTTCCGTTTGCTTCAAAGTACCCTGGAAAAATGCATGCTTGTGGTCATGACGGTCATACAGCAACCTTGCTTGTGCTAGCTAAAGCGTTAGCTGAACGAAAAGAAGAGCTTGTAGGAACGATTGTGTTTATTTTTCAATTTGCGGAAGAACTTGCTCCAGGAGGCGCCATTGCGATGATTGAAGACGGCTGTTTAGAGGGGGTTGATATGATTTTTGGCACACATTTATGGACGCCGATTGAAGTTGGAAAAGTAGGGTTCTCTTATGATCGTTTAATGGCAGCGGCAGACCGGTTTGAAATCAAAATAAATGGATCTGGAGGGCATGGCGCAATGCCACATCAAACAGTCGATGCTGTTGTTGTAGGCTCGGCAGTGTCACTTGCACTTCAACAAGTCGTGAGTCGAAATGTTGATCCACTTGAGCCGGCTGTAGTTACTGTCGCTTCTTTTCACGCAGGCGGGGCATTCAATGTTGTGAGCGATGTCGCGCAACTAGAAGGCACAGCGCGAACGTTTAGTACAGCAGTGCAAGACCAAGTTATCAAGCGAATGGAAGAAGTCATTAAAGGCGTTTGTGAAGCTTATGGCGCAACATATGAGTTCACGTATATAAAAGGCTATCCAGCCGTTGTGAATCATCGAATACAAACTGAATGGCTGACGCAAGCTGCAGAAGGGCTAAAAGACGCAGCAAAGATGGTTGAAGTCACGCCTGTTATGGGAGGAGAAGACTTTTCGTACTATTTGCAAAAAGTTCCTGGTGCGTTCTTTTTCACAGGGGCAGGTAATGAGAATGAAGCTGCTATATACCCTCATCATCATCCTAAATTTACAATTGATGAAAAGGCAATGCTCATTGCAGCAAACCATTTAGGTGCAGCTGCGCTCTATGCATTATCACAGCTTAACGAAACGTCTTCTGCTGTGAAGTCAGCCAGTTCGAATGAAAGTTAA
- a CDS encoding helix-turn-helix domain-containing protein has product MKGEIARKVQFLRKRESLTQAELSKGICTQAQISNIEKGVLNPSSLTLFHIAQRLKVDMNYFFYQQLDYPTHSQVIQNNLRLLALKEDFQAIRDQLNTLHETNEDPFALWHEALCLYYLDGSYEKAIEQLSKAYENSTMAKRYQLNMLSDLGFMYVQLNIFEEAFFCFDTLSQELNKQDGNVECKRLLICANLGKAYVLFSTHQYGEAEECCLVGEGLCIDYKILAGLSELFDLHGKSLLKRGEYTKAYAYISKARNVYAIENKQEEMAKMEALLTVCQNA; this is encoded by the coding sequence ATGAAAGGGGAAATTGCTCGTAAAGTTCAATTCCTGAGGAAAAGAGAATCGCTAACGCAAGCCGAGCTGTCTAAAGGAATTTGTACGCAAGCTCAAATTAGTAATATAGAAAAAGGAGTTTTAAATCCCTCTAGTCTTACGCTTTTCCACATTGCCCAGCGCCTTAAAGTTGATATGAATTATTTCTTTTATCAACAGCTTGATTACCCAACTCATTCTCAAGTAATTCAGAACAATTTGAGACTTTTAGCTTTAAAAGAAGATTTTCAAGCAATTCGCGATCAATTAAATACGTTACATGAAACAAATGAGGACCCATTTGCTTTATGGCATGAAGCGCTATGTCTTTATTACCTGGATGGCTCTTATGAAAAAGCGATAGAACAATTAAGCAAAGCCTATGAAAATAGTACAATGGCGAAACGATATCAGTTAAACATGTTATCGGATTTAGGGTTTATGTACGTGCAGTTAAACATTTTTGAAGAAGCTTTTTTCTGTTTTGACACATTAAGTCAAGAACTAAACAAGCAAGATGGAAACGTTGAATGCAAACGTTTATTGATTTGTGCCAATTTGGGGAAAGCATACGTCTTGTTTTCAACGCATCAATATGGTGAAGCAGAGGAATGCTGTTTAGTAGGAGAGGGTTTATGTATAGACTACAAGATTTTAGCAGGATTAAGTGAATTGTTTGATCTTCACGGTAAGAGTTTACTCAAACGTGGTGAGTATACCAAGGCATACGCGTACATAAGTAAAGCTAGAAATGTATATGCAATTGAAAATAAACAAGAGGAAATGGCTAAAATGGAGGCGTTATTAACCGTCTGTCAAAATGCATAA
- a CDS encoding helix-turn-helix transcriptional regulator: MQRTKLKQVRLEHHMTLEQVAKQIHVSTPFYWQIENGKRGLSYELAVKIANVFSTTPDALFLDELNKD; the protein is encoded by the coding sequence ATGCAGCGGACTAAATTAAAACAAGTGCGGTTAGAACATCATATGACTCTGGAACAAGTGGCAAAACAAATTCACGTCAGTACACCGTTTTATTGGCAAATAGAAAATGGGAAAAGAGGCTTATCCTATGAGCTTGCAGTTAAAATTGCAAACGTCTTTTCTACAACTCCTGATGCATTATTTTTAGATGAATTAAATAAAGACTAG
- a CDS encoding helix-turn-helix domain-containing protein: MAIVSKRLKHLRTEQKLTQEQLGRLINVTKVSISGYENGNRTPDTDTINRIADVFDVSTDYLFGRTDRKKPLFLYETDLTEKEEQLLREHLRDLRKKQ; this comes from the coding sequence ATGGCGATTGTGTCAAAACGACTTAAACACTTACGTACAGAACAAAAACTAACTCAAGAGCAACTTGGTCGATTAATCAACGTAACGAAAGTATCTATTTCAGGATATGAAAACGGAAATCGAACGCCTGACACGGATACAATTAATCGCATTGCTGATGTGTTTGATGTTTCGACTGATTATTTGTTTGGGCGAACAGACCGTAAAAAACCACTCTTTCTTTATGAAACAGATTTAACAGAAAAAGAAGAACAGTTGTTACGAGAACATTTGCGCGATCTCAGAAAAAAGCAATAA
- a CDS encoding DUF2663 family protein, producing MSSETFATITKELIMRKQKMTQTEKKEKRYAQLTLGASVLFAVMLSPLVRTDSLSLSSFTAAPLQMALAAAIFVFTVQMIASKRHADKKEGEFEDLRQEFIDRHEELWPEKLSQSEKDAYLKEMNQRYDINLYYRC from the coding sequence GTGAGTTCAGAAACGTTTGCGACGATAACGAAAGAGTTAATTATGCGAAAGCAAAAGATGACTCAAACTGAAAAAAAAGAAAAACGGTACGCGCAATTAACGTTAGGCGCGAGCGTGTTATTCGCGGTTATGTTAAGTCCACTTGTTCGAACAGACTCCCTTTCATTGTCATCGTTTACTGCCGCGCCCCTTCAAATGGCCCTTGCAGCGGCAATTTTTGTGTTTACAGTGCAAATGATTGCTAGTAAGAGACATGCAGACAAGAAAGAAGGAGAGTTCGAAGATTTAAGACAAGAGTTCATTGATCGGCATGAAGAATTGTGGCCGGAAAAACTTTCTCAATCTGAGAAAGATGCATATTTAAAAGAAATGAACCAACGCTATGACATTAACCTATACTACCGATGTTAA